Proteins encoded by one window of Tubulanus polymorphus chromosome 7, tnTubPoly1.2, whole genome shotgun sequence:
- the LOC141909301 gene encoding uncharacterized protein LOC141909301 isoform X3 encodes MASWAYRQYMQLVSFDNPIYSNFKEDHPTDDDTGELYDEIPADHIPTSSTTASSQYLNGSNVMLVEKRSKCFLLNYKILCAVCLILLVVGIIIGITVHLTAPSKISDHTSGPPATKAKYGAKNFTGFARIVNGIYSAYHMELTNPESRAYQELERLFITKMDSIFLNSEYNSNYNRTMVVEFREGSVIVVYRVLFIQPVVLNMDPLTTEFTVEHLNDVISAGLKSIDRSSAIVAFDLKPEKIIPLPKKKPEPMVTSTVKPTRATTTVTPVGPKCVSSTLMKRYCGETIHWNATNFPNFIGHNDEESIRGFLDRVDNYIVNVTDTCSLHLGAFACSVAFPRCHEGHNIPPCRRYCNDMMAICKNVIPQVKLPHSNNLLCGVLPDSDDPNVCVPKPKEADLCMADEHLCKNGAFVTGRSHCIPLVRKCDNHVDCEDQSDESHCNACTRHQFQCTDALICIPNGQRCDGVKQCADGSDELDCDGSCEVGAFRCARGVDIVTKRKCIKPAQRCDNARDCTDGSDESDCPAIKCTDQEFTCKTGLNRYSSEPCVLNRHVCDKDFDCFDKSDEANCTYSCAEGQFSCKNGTINRFPFDGFCIAASEECDGVVDCKDGSDEEGCGHECQDGGFRCTDGVSHYTGSACIPLYDVCDSYADCSDGSDELNCNIPCETSEFRCVNGTDVVHNDNCVEKDWKCDRLRDCSDGSDEVDCSESCGADQIKCHTGVIKNYPHRGYCLPAEKKCDGRADCQDGSDETGCAEIQCAADYFECVSGTDKNGDKCIPRKYTCDKDIDCLDGSDEHGECAYQCARHQFECRNSTALNFNMHYCIPAENHCDGRVDCRDGSDERECAVIGCPPGYFKCVNGIDRIKKDRCIPELFVCDHDEDCSDGSDETSCTYSCAQGEFMCHNGTVIRHPFVGRCLQQHEECDGYKDCSDGSDEFGCQFKLCPAGYFRCENGTDVYNHDYCIPDAYRCDFDDDCTDKSDEIGCDYSCSPGEFLCKNGSINIWPYNGRCLLDAFRCDGKAECTDGSDEEGCAIPCTEDQFRCANGTDYIGHKCIRRERTCDRERDCSDGSDETNCTYSCEPGKFQCSTGTVNKFPYSGYCIFDGEKCDGVIDCKDGSDERNCYNMTCKEGQFRCMNGTDRYGGDACIPGRYRCDRDGDCTDNSDESSCQYHCPDGEFACKTGSISVRPYTGYCLPMSKRCNGIDECKDESDEQGCDEVCASYEFTCTGGVSVHTSRRCIPEDNRCDRELDCTDKSDENGCEYKCEQGREFMCKNGTVKTWPYRGYCIHDSNVCDGFVDCADKSDEENCRPNDSNCGDGEFYCLNGTDNRDDDRCIPIMHVCDRESDCSDGSDESNCTFVCKDGQFMCRNGTINRPPFTGHCILVAKVCDGITDCTDASDEMNCDFTCRPDQFRCGSGTSRHTGRSCIPATDKCDRIPDCIDQSDEEGCTYDCPDGQFMCERGGLNSWPYHSYCIPSEQRCNGRGDCSDLSDEMNCPNVTCPIGYVKCANGTNKMGHDCVAEMHICDRDFDCSDRSDEANCTYTCNKPGEFKCVTGTLSKGLGYCLSASSVCDGTNDCKDGSDESGCERNCTADEFRCVSGGNVYHGGHCVHRKFVCDRDSDCVDNSDELNCQYECGVNKFKCETGKVNKWLSSGYCIPIEERCNGASDCEDNSDEANCTEGEGTARCGPAMFRCETSGTCIESKHRCDRHNDCRDGSDESGCSYNCGTGEWPCRNGTINNWPFVGFCIGLSQKCDGHLNCKDGSDEFDCETSEIRCAIDEFKCLNGTNWNGDVCIPAHFLCDRDADCSDQSDENGCSYSCPSGQFICETGHINRYPFHGYCIPQSKRCDDRKDCVDDSDEMYCNNVTCAYGAVACTTGANYFGSRCISEHQRCDRYADCSDGSDELDCEYNCEDGYHMCKNGSLSLLPGLCYHATERCDGMRDCLDGSDESGCETPCAPRQFRCSNGSNNNTGEICIDDIYKCDRYLDCTDSSDEDDCVYECTGDSFRCWNGTISQWPYRGYCVHKDKICDGTDDCGDASDEAECDGQTCADDQFRCTSGSNRYFHRSPCVLKQYVCDRESDCTDNSDELECAYQCRGDQFVCKSGILQVAPYAGFCIDKSRVCDGRAQCEDHSDELNCTKSCTASQFRCVNGTDVYGFDPCIPDYHRCDRSRDCTDGSDELACTYECKPGEFMCETKTVNTYPYFGFCIRADKRCDGNLDCEDGSDEEKCH; translated from the exons ATGGCATCTTGGGCATATAGGCAGTACATGCAG CTTGTGTCATTTGACAATCCGATCTATAGTAATTTCAAAGAGGACCACCCAACTGATGACGACACTGGTGAACTGTACGATGAGATACCCGCAGACCATATTCCTACATCATCCACAACTGCCTCATCTCAGTATCTAAACGGTAGTAATGTCATGTTGGTGGAAAAAAGGTCCAAGTGTTTCTTGCTCAACTACAAAATACTCTGCGCAGTTTGTCTTATTCTGTTGGTTGTCGGTATCATCATTGGAATTACCGTACACCTTACCG cgcCGTCCAAAATATCGGACCATACGTCCGGCCCGCCAGCTACCAAGGCTAAATATG GGGCGAAGAATTTCACAGGTTTCGCTCGGATAGTTAATGGTATCTATTCGGCTTATCACATGGAGCTTACCAACCCGGAATCTCGTGCTTATCAGGAGTTAGAACGGTTATTTATCACTAAG ATGGACTCGATATTTTTGAACAGTGAATACAATTCCAATTACAACAGAACAATGGTAGTCGAATTCAG GGAAGGAAGTGTTATAGTCGTATATCGCGTATTGTTCATTCAACCCGTTGTTTTAAATATGGATCCATTGACTACCGAGTTCACCGTCGAGCATCTCAATGACGTCATATCAGCCGGTTTGAAATCGATCGATAGATCTTCCGCCATTGTCgcttttgatttaaaaccag aaaaaataATACCATTGCCGAAAAAGAAACCCGAACCGATGGTAACTTCGACGGTCAAACCGACCCGTGCGACAACAACCGTTACTCCGGTCGGTCCGAAATGTGTCTCTTCTACATTGATGAAACGATACTGCGGGGAAACGATTCACTGGAACGCCACGAATTTCCCAAACTTTATCGGCCACAACGATGAG GAAAGTATAAGAGGATTTTTGGACCGTGTTGATAATTATATCGTGAACGTAACGGATACGTGCAGTTTGCATTTGGGCGCGTTCGCGTGCAGCGTGGCATTCCCTCGATGCCACGAAGGACATAATATCCCGCCATGCAGACGCTACTGTAACG ATATGATGGCTATATGTAAAAATGTGATACCGCAAGTGAAATTACCGCACTCGAATAACCTGCTGTGCGGTGTTCTACCCGATTCTGACGATCCGAATGTTTGCGTACCAAAACCGAAAGAAG ctgATTTATGCATGGCAGACGAACATCTTTGTAAAAACGGAGCTTTCGTCACCGGCCGCAGTCACTGTATTCCGCTCGTTCGTAAATGCGACAACCACGTGGACTGCGAGGACCAATCGGACGAGTCTCATTGCAACGCGTGCACGCGTCATCAGTTTCAGTGTACGGACGCGCTGATTTGCATTCCAAACGGTCAGCGATGCGACGGCGTTAAACAGTGCGCCGACGGCAGTGACGAGCTGGACTGCGACGGAAGCTGCGAGGTAGGGGCGTTTCGGTGCGCGCGAGGCGTTGACATCGTTACGAAACGAAAATGTATAAAACCCGCGCAGCGCTGCGACAACGCGCGAGACTGCACCGACGGTAGCGACGAATCCGACTGCCCGGCGATTAAATGCACCGACCAGGAATTCACGTGTAAAACCGGACTGAACAGATATTCGAGCGAGCCGTGCGTTTTGAACCGTCACGTCTGCGACAAAGATTTCGACTGTTTCGACAAATCGGACGAGGCGAACTGCACCTATTCGTGCGCCGAGGGCCAGTTCTCGTGTAAGAACGGTACGATCAATCGATTCCCATTCGACGGATTTTGTATCGCCGCGTCCGAGGAGTGCGACGGAGTGGTCGACTGTAAAGACGGCTCGGACGAAGAAGGATGCGGACACGAATGTCAGGACGGCGGATTCAGATGCACGGACGGCGTCAGTCACTACACGGGCAGCGCCTGTATTCCGCTCTACGACGTCTGCGACTCGTACGCCGACTGTAGCGACGGCAGCGACGAATTGAACTGCAACATTCCCTGCGAAACTAGCGAATTCAGATGCGTTAACGGCACCGATGTCGTACATAACGATAACTGCGTCGAGAAGGACTGGAAATGCGACCGACTGCGCGATTGTAGCGACGGCAGCGACGAGGTGGATTGCAGCGAGTCATGCGGCGCTGACCAGATCAAATGTCACACAGGCGTCATCAAAAACTACCCTCATCGAGGATACTGTCTGCCGGCCGAGAAAAAATGCGACGGCCGCGCCGATTGCCAGGACGGAAGTGACGAAACCGGCTGCGCCGAGATACAATGCGCCGCAGACTATTTCGAATGCGTAAGCGGTACCGATAAGAACGGCGATAAGTGCATCCCACGCAAGTACACGTGCGATAAAGATATCGATTGTTTGGACGGCTCGGATGAACACGGCGAGTGCGCGTACCAGTGCGCCCGGCATCAGTTTGAATGCCGAAACAGCACGGCCTTGAACTTCAACATGCACTACTGTATCCCTGCTGAAAACCACTGCGACGGGAGAGTAGATTGTAGAGACGGCTCGGATGAACGCGAATGCGCAGTGATCGGCTGTCCGCCCGGCTATTTCAAATGCGTCAACGGAATCGATCGAATCAAAAAAGATCGCTGCATACCCGAGTTATTCGTCTGCGACCACGACGAGGACTGCAGCGACGGAAGTGACGAAACGAGTTGCACGTATTCGTGCGCGCAAGGCGAATTTATGTGTCACAACGGTACCGTAATACGTCACCCGTTCGTGGGTAGGTGTCTACAGCAACACGAGGAATGCGACGGCTATAAGGACTGCTCCGACGGCTCGGACGAGTTCGGCTGCCAGTTCAAACTATGTCCGGCCGGTTATTTCCGATGTGAAAACGGAACGGACGTCTACAACCACGACTACTGCATACCGGATGCGTATCGATGCGATTTCGACGACGACTGCACGGACAAATCCGACGAAATCGGTTGCGATTATTCTTGCAGTCCCGGAGAGTTCCTGTGCAAGAACGGCAGCATCAACATCTGGCCTTACAACGGACGGTGCCTACTGGACGCGTTTCGATGCGACGGTAAAGCCGAGTGCACGGACGGTAGCGACGAGGAAGGTTGCGCGATCCCCTGCACGGAAGATCAGTTCAGGTGCGCGAACGGTACCGATTACATCGGGCACAAATGTATCCGCCGGGAACGCACGTGCGACCGCGAACGGGACTGCTCTGACGGTAGCGACGAGACTAACTGCACCTACTCGTGCGAGCCCGGTAAATTCCAATGCTCTACGGGAACTGTGAACAAGTTCCCGTATTCGGGATATTGTATTTTCGACGGCGAGAAATGCGACGGCGTCATCGACTGCAAGGACGGCAGCGACGAGAGAAACTGTTACAATATGACCTGTAAAGAAGGCCAATTTCGCTGTATGAACGGCACGGATCGTTACGGAGGCGACGCCTGTATTCCGGGCCGTTATCGATGCGACCGCGACGGGGATTGCACGGATAATTCGGACGAAAGCAGCTGCCAGTACCATTGCCCGGACGGCGAATTCGCCTGCAAGACCGGATCCATATCCGTACGCCCGTACACCGGCTACTGCTTACCGATGTCTAAACGTTGTAATGGAATCGACGAATGCAAAGACGAAAGCGACGAGCAGGGCTGCGACGAGGTGTGCGCCTCGTACGAGTTTACGTGTACAGGGGGCGTTAGCGTACACACTTCCAGACGTTGCATCCCGGAAGACAACAGATGCGATAGAGAACTGGATTGTACGGATAAAAGCGATGAAAACGGCTGCGAATATAAATGCGAACAGGGCCGCGAATTTATGTGCAAAAATGGCACCGTTAAAACGTGGCCATATCGTGGATACTGTATCCACGATTCTAACGTTTGCGACGGATTCGTCGACTGCGCTGATAAATCCGACGAAGAGAATTGCCGCCCGAACGATTCGAATTGCGGAGACGGAGAATTCTACTGTCTTAACGGCACGGACAACCGCGACGACGACCGCTGCATTCCGATCATGCACGTTTGCGACCGCGAGTCCGACTGCAGCGACGGGTCGGACGAATCGAACTGCACGTTCGTTTGCAAAGACGGCCAGTTCATGTGCCGTAACGGCACCATCAACCGGCCGCCGTTCACCGGACACTGCATCCTGGTCGCGAAAGTCTGTGACGGAATTACCGACTGCACCGACGCGTCCGACGAAATGAACTGCGATTTCACGTGTCGGCCGGATCAGTTCCGATGCGGGTCAGGAACCAGTCGCCACACCGGACGCTCGTGTATACCGGCCACGGATAAATGCGACCGTATTCCCGATTGTATAGACCAAAGCGACGAAGAAGGGTGCACGTATGATTGTCCCGATGGACAGTTTATGTGCGAACGTGGAGGATTGAACTCCTGGCCGTACCACTCCTACTGCATCCCTTCGGAGCAGAGGTGTAACGGCCGCGGCGACTGTAGCGATCTAAGCGACGAAATGAACTGCCCGAATGTCACGTGTCCTATCGGTTACGTTAAATGCGCGAACGGTACGAATAAAATGGGCCACGACTGCGTCGCCGAAATGCATATTTGCGACAGGGATTTCGACTGTTCGGATCGCAGCGACGAAGCGAATTGTACGTACACTTGTAATAAGCCGGGCGAGTTCAAATGCGTCACTGGTACTCTTAGTAAAGGTTTGGGATACTGCTTGAGCGCGTCGAGCGTTTGCGACGGAACGAACGATTGTAAAGACGGTTCGGATGAAAGCGGTTGCGAGAGGAACTGCACGGCGGACGAGTTTCGGTGCGTCAGCGGCGGAAACGTCTACCACGGAGGTCATTGCGTGCACCGTAAATTCGTCTGCGATCGAGACAGCGATTGCGTGGACAATTCGGACGAGTTGAACTGTCAATACGAATGCGGCgtcaataaattcaaatgcGAAACTGGTAAAGTTAACAAATGGCTGTCGAGCGGTTATTGTATTCCGATAGAGGAGCGGTGTAACGGCGCGTCGGACTGCGAGGACAACAGCGACGAAGCGAACTGTACCGAAGGCGAGGGAACGGCCCGGTGCGGTCCGGCGATGTTCCGATGCGAGACCAGCGGTACTTGCATCGAGTCGAAACACCGCTGCGACAGACACAATGACTGCCGAGACGGTAGCGACGAGTCCGGGTGCTCGTACAACTGCGGTACGGGAGAATGGCCGTGTCGGAACGGTACGATTAACAACTGGCCTTTCGTGGGTTTTTGCATCGGTCTAAGTCAAAAGTGCGACGGCCATTTGAACTGTAAAGACGGCAGCGACGAATTCGACTGCGAAACGAGTGAAATAAGATGCGCGATAGACGAGTTTAAATGTTTAAACGGTACGAATTGGAACGGCGACGTTTGCATCCCGGCTCACTTTCTATGCGATCGCGACGCGGATTGCTCCGATCAAAGCGACGAGAACGGCTGCAGTTACTCGTGTCCGAGCGGTCAGTTTATCTGCGAAACGGGCCATATCAACAGATACCCGTTTCACGGTTACTGCATCCCGCAATCGAAACGTTGCGACGACCGCAAAGACTGCGTCGACGATAGCGACGAAATGTACTGCAATAACGTCACATGCGCATACGGCGCTGTGGCATGCACCACCGGCGCCAACTATTTCGGCAGTCGGTGCATATCGGAACACCAACGCTGCGATCGGTACGCAGATTGCAGCGACGGCTCGGACGAGCTGGATTGCGAGTATAACTGCGAGGACGGTTACCACATGTGCAAGAACGGCTCGTTGTCGTTGTTGCCGGGATTGTGTTATCACGCGACCGAGAGATGCGACGGCATGCGCGACTGTCTCGACGGCAGCGACGAATCCGGCTGCGAAACGCCGTGCGCGCCGCGTCAGTTCCGTTGCTCGAACGGTAGCAACAACAACACTGGCGAAATATGCATCGATGACATTTATAAATGCGATCGGTATTTAGATTGTACGGACAGTAGCGACGAGGATGATTGCGTCTACGAGTGTACGGGCGATTCGTTTCGTTGCTGGAACGGCACGATATCGCAGTGGCCATATCGCGGTTATTGCGTTCATAAAGACAAAATCTGCGATGGCACCGACGACTGCGGAGACGCGAGCGACGAAGCCGAGTGCGATGGACAGACATGCGCGGATGATCAGTTCCGATGTACGAGCGGTTCGAATCGATATTTCCATCGGTCGCCGTGCGTTTTGAAACAGTACGTCTGCGATCGCGAATCGGATTGTACCGACAATTCGGACGAACTAGAATGCGCCTATCAGTGCCGCGGCGACCAGTTCGTCTGCAAAAGCGGTATTTTACAGGTGGCGCCTTATGCCGGATTCTGTATCGATAAAAGTCGAGTATGCGACGGTCGCGCGCAATGCGAAGACCATAGCGACGAGCTCAACTGCACTAAGTCGTGCACGGCCAGTCAGTTTCGTTGCGTTAACGGCACGGATGTTTACGGGTTCGACCCTTGTATCCCGGATTATCATCGATGCGATCGTAGCCGCGACTGTACAGACGGCAGCGACGAGCTAGCGTGCACCTACGAGTGTAAACCGGGAGAGTTCATGTGCGAAACTAAGACCGTCAACACTTACCCGTATTTCGGTTTTTGTATCCGAGCCGACAAACGATGCGATGGTAATCTCGATTGCGAGGATGGAAGCGACGAAGAGAAGTGTCATTAA